In Kordiimonas pumila, a single genomic region encodes these proteins:
- a CDS encoding YihY/virulence factor BrkB family protein — protein MFKQKILHHGKIWQRGLVLFLRNDAFSDAGNMAFLAMLSMFPFIIFLVALSGFLGQTDKGLEAISYALSLLPPEVSNVIDGPIQGIIKNTGAEILTGSIMLAIWTAAAGVEASRNALIKTFGREHARAMWIRRLESLGVVVIGGVSVIAAMSTLVLGPALVKAFASLFPESYTEHIENIWKFLNLFISPALLIFGLYSVYAALTPRRIKKPYRLPGTLLSLAVLIATAKGLSVYLKYAGNYDVTYGSLAGVVILQLFCFMVAIGFVMGGALNAAYTEARQAEITKTDEKT, from the coding sequence ATGTTTAAGCAAAAAATCCTACACCACGGCAAAATATGGCAGCGCGGACTTGTGCTTTTCCTGAGAAATGACGCCTTTTCTGATGCAGGTAACATGGCATTCCTCGCCATGCTTTCCATGTTTCCTTTTATTATTTTTCTGGTTGCTTTATCTGGCTTCCTTGGCCAGACAGATAAAGGCTTGGAAGCCATATCCTATGCGCTCTCGCTGCTACCGCCAGAGGTATCCAATGTTATAGACGGCCCTATTCAGGGCATTATTAAAAACACCGGCGCTGAAATTCTAACCGGCTCGATCATGCTGGCGATCTGGACAGCGGCGGCAGGCGTTGAGGCATCCCGGAATGCGCTTATAAAAACATTTGGCCGCGAGCATGCTCGTGCCATGTGGATCAGGCGCTTGGAAAGCCTCGGCGTTGTGGTTATTGGCGGTGTTTCCGTAATAGCAGCCATGTCTACGCTGGTTCTTGGCCCTGCCCTTGTAAAAGCCTTTGCAAGCCTGTTTCCTGAATCTTATACCGAGCATATCGAGAATATCTGGAAGTTTTTAAATCTGTTTATCAGCCCGGCTTTGCTTATTTTTGGCCTTTATAGTGTTTATGCTGCCCTCACCCCCCGGCGCATTAAAAAGCCATACCGCCTGCCCGGCACGCTTTTAAGCCTTGCCGTCTTGATCGCAACTGCCAAAGGCCTGTCTGTCTATTTGAAATATGCAGGCAATTATGATGTTACCTACGGTTCGCTTGCAGGCGTTGTTATTCTTCAGCTTTTTTGCTTTATGGTTGCGATTGGCTTTGTGATGGGCGGCGCCCTCAATGCCGCCTATACTGAAGCCCGGCAAGCAGAAATCACTAAAACAGATGAGAAAACTTAA
- a CDS encoding enoyl-ACP reductase FabI — translation MTKLMQGKRGLIMGVANDRSMAWGIAKACAEQGAEIAFTYQGDALKKRVDPLAASVGSDFVEECDVSDPASIDAMYEKLKAKWDTIDFFVHAIGYSDKNELRGRYVDTSMDNFLMTMNISAFSFVAVAQRLEKIMNPGGSMITLTYYGANKAIPHYNVMGVAKAALEASTRYMAKDLGEKGIRVNAISAGPMKTLAASGVGDFRMLLKYNEVNAPLRRNITLDDVAGSGLYLLSDLSSGVTGEIHYVDAGFNTTCMINNEEHMKQYIGLLD, via the coding sequence ATGACAAAACTAATGCAAGGAAAACGCGGACTTATTATGGGTGTTGCCAATGATAGGTCTATGGCTTGGGGCATTGCAAAAGCCTGTGCTGAACAAGGCGCGGAAATCGCTTTCACGTATCAGGGTGATGCGCTGAAAAAACGGGTTGACCCTCTCGCAGCCTCTGTTGGTTCTGATTTTGTGGAAGAATGTGACGTATCTGATCCAGCCTCCATTGATGCCATGTATGAAAAACTGAAAGCAAAATGGGATACAATCGACTTTTTTGTTCACGCCATTGGCTATTCTGACAAAAACGAGCTACGCGGCCGCTATGTTGACACCAGCATGGACAACTTCTTAATGACCATGAACATTTCTGCCTTCAGTTTTGTAGCTGTTGCTCAGCGTCTAGAGAAAATCATGAACCCCGGCGGTAGCATGATCACCCTCACCTATTACGGTGCTAATAAAGCGATCCCGCATTATAATGTGATGGGTGTTGCAAAAGCTGCGCTTGAAGCCAGCACGCGCTATATGGCAAAAGACTTGGGCGAAAAAGGTATTCGTGTGAACGCTATTTCCGCAGGCCCGATGAAAACACTAGCAGCCTCTGGCGTGGGGGATTTCCGCATGCTTTTGAAATATAACGAGGTAAACGCACCGCTGCGCCGTAACATCACACTGGATGATGTAGCGGGTTCTGGTCTTTACCTGCTGTCTGACCTGTCATCTGGCGTAACAGGTGAAATTCATTATGTTGATGCAGGCTTTAACACCACCTGCATGATCAACAATGAAGAGCATATGAAGCAGTATATCGGCCTTCTGGATTAG
- the aroC gene encoding chorismate synthase: protein MSYNTFGKLFRFTTWGESHGPALGCTVDGVPPRLSLTEADIQVYLDERKPGTSKYTTQRKEPDTVKILSGVFEGKTTGTPIQLMIENVDQRSKDYGDIAVSFRPGHADYTYMAKYGIRDYRGGGRSSARETASRVAAGAVARKTLGDGITIRASMVQMGAHKIDYSRFDWLEVKKNPFFCADPVTAEAWATELDAIRKSGSSIGAVIEVVAEGVPAGWGAPIYSKLDSDLAAAMMTVNAVKGVEIGAGFEAACLTGEENADEMRKGPDGKPEFLSNNAGGILGGISTGQPVVVRFAVKPTSSILTPRKSMNAEGENVDIMTKGRHDPCVGIRAVPIAEAMMALVLADHKMLHKAQCG from the coding sequence ATGTCCTATAATACATTTGGAAAACTGTTCCGCTTCACCACATGGGGTGAAAGCCACGGCCCGGCCCTTGGCTGTACGGTAGACGGCGTACCGCCTCGCCTGTCGCTCACTGAAGCAGATATCCAAGTGTATTTGGACGAGCGTAAGCCCGGCACCAGCAAATACACCACACAGCGCAAAGAACCAGATACGGTTAAAATACTGTCTGGCGTGTTTGAAGGCAAAACAACCGGCACCCCCATCCAGCTCATGATCGAGAATGTGGACCAGCGCTCAAAAGATTACGGCGATATTGCCGTAAGCTTCCGCCCCGGTCACGCTGACTATACCTATATGGCGAAATACGGCATTCGCGATTACCGCGGTGGTGGCCGCTCAAGCGCACGGGAAACCGCGTCGCGCGTAGCCGCTGGCGCTGTGGCGCGCAAAACACTGGGGGACGGCATTACCATTCGTGCCAGCATGGTACAAATGGGCGCTCATAAAATTGATTACAGTCGGTTTGACTGGCTTGAGGTAAAGAAAAACCCGTTTTTCTGTGCTGACCCTGTAACCGCAGAAGCATGGGCAACCGAACTAGACGCCATTCGCAAAAGCGGCAGCAGCATTGGTGCCGTCATTGAAGTGGTGGCCGAGGGCGTTCCCGCAGGCTGGGGCGCACCCATATATAGCAAGCTCGACAGTGACCTAGCCGCCGCCATGATGACCGTTAATGCCGTTAAAGGGGTGGAAATTGGCGCGGGCTTTGAGGCCGCTTGCCTCACGGGCGAGGAAAACGCCGATGAAATGCGCAAAGGGCCAGACGGCAAGCCAGAATTTCTATCGAATAACGCAGGCGGCATACTAGGCGGCATATCAACCGGCCAACCCGTTGTTGTGCGCTTTGCCGTAAAACCCACCAGCAGCATTTTAACGCCGCGCAAAAGCATGAATGCCGAAGGCGAAAATGTGGATATCATGACCAAAGGCCGGCACGATCCGTGTGTTGGCATTCGCGCGGTACCCATTGCCGAAGCCATGATGGCCCTTGTGCTCGCAGACCATAAAATGCTGCACAAAGCCCAGTGTGGTTAA
- a CDS encoding glycosyltransferase family 61 protein, translating into MELFQIKHWLILDNPTCVEELTIGEQGKHLGGETQHWYSTFLSKLITQKAFHSENTPKKICILRGHLSSGRLTLEKELEFFLEKEGYTPFYPENHCIKEQLSTLYNAEKVIMSEGSAVHLFDILPPIKAEVAYLSRRPNQVHTFLEPKISKLSIFSGQLAFLPKSPQGRNRNKALSYLCGDSVLEFLRSEAFLEKSNSKLSKDYYNDLKDFLDKSSEPFLKDAEDMESYLVQLLISELARKQKKIRTLNAENTYLQAHLALHDKKYDTAKEYADHFHIMEPSDERNQILSEAMNATYNELKK; encoded by the coding sequence ATGGAACTGTTTCAGATAAAACATTGGCTTATACTTGATAACCCTACTTGCGTGGAAGAGCTAACCATAGGAGAGCAAGGTAAACACTTGGGAGGAGAAACACAGCATTGGTATTCAACGTTCCTTTCAAAGCTGATAACCCAAAAAGCGTTTCATTCGGAAAACACTCCAAAGAAAATCTGTATTCTTCGAGGTCACTTAAGCTCAGGTAGGCTTACTTTAGAAAAAGAATTAGAATTTTTTTTAGAAAAAGAAGGCTACACACCATTTTACCCTGAAAACCACTGCATTAAAGAACAACTAAGTACACTTTATAATGCAGAAAAAGTGATTATGAGTGAAGGTAGTGCAGTTCACTTGTTCGACATTTTACCCCCGATTAAAGCAGAAGTTGCATACCTGTCGCGCAGGCCAAACCAAGTACATACGTTTCTAGAGCCAAAGATCTCTAAACTATCTATATTCAGTGGACAATTGGCATTTCTTCCTAAAAGCCCACAAGGAAGAAATAGAAATAAAGCGCTTAGCTATCTTTGTGGTGACTCAGTTCTAGAATTTTTGCGAAGTGAGGCCTTTCTAGAGAAAAGCAACTCTAAACTTTCAAAAGATTATTATAATGATCTAAAAGATTTTCTCGATAAATCTTCAGAACCTTTCTTAAAAGACGCCGAGGATATGGAAAGTTACCTTGTCCAATTACTGATTTCAGAATTAGCTCGTAAACAGAAAAAAATTCGCACCCTCAATGCTGAAAATACATACTTGCAAGCGCACTTGGCACTTCATGACAAAAAGTATGACACAGCTAAAGAATATGCAGATCATTTTCACATAATGGAACCAAGCGACGAAAGAAACCAGATTCTAAGTGAAGCCATGAATGCCACATATAACGAACTTAAAAAATAA
- a CDS encoding MipA/OmpV family protein: MRPHHLLAAAFLASEAPELAAQDAAPKWSVGAIGLYEASPFAAEGSELEAFPFVAYRGERFFIEGPMLGYRLTTEDNSDTDELELEVSIIAAMRTLPGESRNKITADIGIIAELETALGEFELMALHDATDTSNGIEVSAEYSRDIQFGKLVVTPSVEVAWQSRKLTNYLWGVTTEQNAKMISDNKTILPVYTPNSDTWVVETNIMARYQLAQQWMLVGLAGVEFLGSTVTDNPGINKDHIFEAGLGLTYSF; the protein is encoded by the coding sequence ATGCGACCACATCACCTTCTCGCTGCTGCCTTTCTTGCAAGTGAAGCGCCAGAGCTTGCAGCACAGGATGCGGCACCTAAATGGTCTGTTGGTGCGATTGGTTTGTATGAAGCCAGCCCTTTTGCCGCAGAAGGTAGTGAACTTGAAGCCTTTCCCTTTGTCGCCTACAGGGGGGAGCGCTTCTTTATTGAGGGCCCAATGCTTGGTTATAGGCTAACAACCGAAGACAATAGCGACACTGACGAGCTTGAGCTTGAAGTGAGCATAATTGCTGCCATGCGCACCTTGCCCGGCGAAAGCCGCAACAAGATAACGGCTGACATTGGTATTATAGCCGAATTGGAAACAGCCCTCGGCGAATTTGAGCTTATGGCTCTGCATGATGCCACTGATACAAGTAACGGCATTGAGGTTTCCGCTGAATACAGCCGTGATATTCAATTTGGTAAACTGGTGGTTACGCCGTCTGTTGAGGTGGCATGGCAAAGCCGCAAGCTCACCAACTATCTATGGGGCGTTACAACTGAACAAAATGCTAAAATGATTTCGGATAACAAAACTATCCTGCCCGTATATACACCAAACTCCGATACCTGGGTTGTTGAAACAAATATTATGGCACGCTACCAACTCGCTCAGCAGTGGATGCTCGTTGGTCTTGCTGGGGTAGAGTTCCTTGGTTCCACCGTTACAGATAACCCCGGTATCAATAAAGATCACATTTTTGAAGCAGGTCTGGGTCTAACCTATAGTTTTTAA
- the rlmD gene encoding 23S rRNA (uracil(1939)-C(5))-methyltransferase RlmD gives MAEIIELEIISLGAQGDGVGTHGDVPVFVPHTVPGDRVKAVVRETRKNGIYTDLSEVISTGNNRRTPACTHFGTCGGCQLQYVADDYYRSWLVERAQTALAHHGFDSALIQPAHISPPASRRRVALKALKTISGVVLGFNEQKSHQIVDLKECPVSHPDLTKLFAPLRTILGAVLPQRMQAEVHLTLTASGVDMLVEAAINLSLEARESLVGFANDHDLASLHFRDEGFLDPVAIRCEPVMDFAGVKVSLTPASFIQATAEGEATLVAEVLAATEEHKRVADLFAGMGTFTFPLARRHQVLAVEGAKAPLDALKAAADFATGLKQIIPLHRDLFRRPMTAKELTAFDAVVFDPPRAGAKEQVAEIALSDVKTVVGVSCNPNTFGRDARMLADGGYTLTRVVPVDQFLWSPHLELVGVFRKA, from the coding sequence GTGGCTGAAATAATTGAGCTTGAAATTATCTCGCTTGGGGCGCAGGGCGACGGTGTTGGCACACACGGTGATGTGCCAGTATTTGTGCCGCACACTGTGCCGGGCGACAGGGTGAAAGCCGTTGTTCGTGAAACCCGCAAAAACGGCATATACACTGATCTTAGCGAGGTTATATCGACAGGAAATAACCGCCGCACACCTGCTTGCACACATTTTGGCACATGCGGCGGTTGCCAACTTCAATATGTTGCGGATGATTATTACCGTAGTTGGCTGGTGGAACGTGCCCAAACGGCGCTTGCACACCACGGGTTTGATAGCGCCCTGATACAGCCTGCACACATTAGCCCGCCTGCAAGCCGTAGGCGTGTTGCCCTTAAGGCACTTAAAACTATTAGCGGTGTTGTGCTTGGGTTTAATGAGCAAAAAAGCCATCAGATTGTTGATTTGAAAGAATGCCCTGTTAGTCATCCTGATTTAACAAAACTTTTTGCGCCGCTGCGCACAATTCTGGGGGCAGTCTTACCGCAGCGTATGCAGGCAGAGGTGCACCTGACTTTAACCGCAAGCGGCGTTGATATGCTGGTTGAGGCTGCAATTAACCTTTCACTGGAAGCCCGTGAAAGCTTGGTTGGTTTTGCCAATGACCATGACCTGGCAAGTTTGCATTTTCGGGATGAAGGCTTTCTTGACCCAGTGGCGATCCGCTGTGAACCAGTGATGGACTTTGCTGGCGTTAAAGTAAGCCTGACACCTGCAAGCTTTATTCAGGCGACGGCAGAAGGCGAGGCCACGCTTGTTGCTGAAGTGCTGGCTGCAACAGAGGAGCACAAGCGCGTTGCAGACTTGTTTGCTGGCATGGGCACCTTTACCTTTCCTTTGGCGCGTCGCCACCAAGTGCTGGCGGTTGAGGGGGCAAAAGCGCCGCTTGATGCTTTAAAAGCCGCGGCCGACTTTGCTACAGGCCTGAAACAGATTATACCACTGCACCGCGACCTTTTTAGGCGACCAATGACAGCAAAAGAGTTAACGGCCTTTGATGCTGTGGTATTTGACCCACCGCGCGCTGGCGCAAAAGAGCAGGTGGCAGAAATAGCCCTCTCTGATGTTAAAACCGTGGTGGGTGTTAGCTGCAACCCTAACACCTTTGGCCGCGATGCCCGCATGCTGGCAGACGGCGGGTACACATTGACACGTGTGGTGCCTGTGGACCAGTTCCTGTGGTCGCCGCACCTAGAACTGGTGGGTGTGTTTAGAAAAGCCTGA
- a CDS encoding TlyA family RNA methyltransferase, which produces MAAKIRADVALVDRGLVESRAKAQALIMAGVVFSGESKITKAGQQVKDEDPLDVRGKDHDWVSRGGLKLEKGLAHFGVIPTGYTAIDVGASTGGFTDVLLTNGAAHVYAVDVGRGQLAWKLRGDERVTVLEKTNARYLTEAEIPVPVDMVVCDASFISLKTVLPAALGFVKPGGCLIALIKPQFEVGKDNVGKGGVVRDPALHKAVCGDIGDWLNSLDGWQAVGITESPIKGPEGNIEFLIYGTKTGGISG; this is translated from the coding sequence ATGGCAGCCAAAATACGGGCAGATGTAGCACTTGTTGATCGCGGCCTTGTGGAATCGCGTGCCAAAGCGCAAGCGCTTATAATGGCGGGTGTTGTGTTTTCTGGTGAAAGCAAAATTACGAAGGCAGGCCAGCAGGTTAAGGATGAAGACCCGCTTGACGTGCGCGGTAAAGACCACGACTGGGTTAGCCGTGGCGGCTTAAAACTGGAAAAAGGTTTGGCGCATTTCGGTGTTATCCCCACAGGCTATACAGCGATTGATGTCGGTGCATCCACGGGCGGCTTTACGGATGTGCTACTTACAAACGGGGCCGCACATGTTTATGCGGTTGATGTGGGGCGCGGCCAGCTTGCATGGAAGCTGAGGGGCGATGAACGGGTTACTGTGCTGGAAAAAACCAATGCCCGCTATTTGACAGAGGCTGAAATTCCGGTGCCGGTTGATATGGTTGTGTGTGATGCTAGCTTTATCTCGCTCAAAACCGTATTGCCTGCTGCTCTTGGTTTTGTAAAGCCCGGCGGGTGCCTTATAGCGCTTATCAAGCCGCAGTTTGAGGTTGGCAAGGATAATGTGGGCAAGGGCGGTGTGGTGCGTGATCCCGCGCTGCACAAAGCTGTTTGCGGCGATATTGGCGACTGGTTGAACAGCCTTGATGGCTGGCAGGCTGTTGGTATAACCGAAAGCCCGATAAAAGGACCGGAAGGCAATATAGAATTCCTTATATACGGTACAAAAACTGGCGGTATCAGTGGCTGA
- the dxs gene encoding 1-deoxy-D-xylulose-5-phosphate synthase has product MSVRPETPLLDKVPTPKELRALPKSKLRQVADELRSEVISAASISGGHFGAGLGVVELTVALHYVFNTPDDRLIWDVGHQAYPHKILTGRRAGIRTIRQGDGLAPFTKRTESEYDPFGAGHSSTSISAALGMAVANKLSGKKGRSIAVIGDGAMSAGMAYEAMNNAKQAGNRLVVILNDNDMSIAPAVGGLSAYLAKIISSETFLSLRGFGKKIVELLPRPLAERARLWEESARGLAIGGGTLFDELGFYYVGPIDGHNMDHLLPVLENVRDTEEGPILVHVVTEKGRGHPFDTPNQEKYHAVPQFDLITKEQKKSKPVAPTYTNVFAESLIAEAEKNDKIIAITAAMPSGTGLDKFEKRFPDRTFDVGIAEQHAVTFAAGLAAEGYIPFTAIYSTFLQRAYDQIVHDVAVQSLPVRFAIDRAGLVGADGPTHAGSFDITYLASLPNMVVMAAADEAELKHMVATAVSITDRPSAVRYPRGEGVGVEMPVKGEILPIGKGRIVKKGKSVAIVSLGSRLAEALKAAEELETKGLSTTVADARFAKPVDEQMLKDLAASHDLLITIEEGSIGGFGAHVMDYLAGEGILDGSLKVRALKLPDVFQDHDKPEKMYEEAGLNASGIVAAVLKALGRNDLGQSVTTRTL; this is encoded by the coding sequence TTGAGCGTACGTCCTGAAACACCCCTCCTTGATAAGGTGCCAACCCCCAAGGAATTGAGAGCTTTGCCAAAGTCTAAACTTCGGCAAGTGGCAGATGAACTGCGTTCTGAAGTGATTAGTGCTGCCTCTATCAGTGGCGGGCATTTTGGTGCGGGGCTTGGTGTGGTGGAACTGACGGTTGCCCTGCATTATGTTTTTAATACGCCAGACGACAGGCTTATTTGGGATGTGGGCCATCAGGCCTATCCCCATAAAATTTTAACCGGCAGGCGCGCAGGCATTCGAACCATTCGCCAAGGTGATGGCCTTGCACCCTTCACCAAGCGTACCGAAAGCGAATATGACCCGTTTGGCGCGGGGCATTCTTCCACGTCTATAAGTGCAGCACTGGGTATGGCCGTTGCCAATAAGCTGTCTGGCAAGAAGGGCCGCTCTATTGCTGTTATCGGTGACGGTGCCATGAGCGCAGGCATGGCCTATGAAGCCATGAATAATGCAAAGCAGGCTGGTAACAGATTGGTTGTTATCCTGAATGATAATGATATGTCTATTGCCCCTGCTGTTGGCGGTTTAAGCGCATATCTTGCCAAAATTATCAGTTCTGAAACATTCCTGAGCTTGCGCGGGTTTGGTAAAAAGATTGTTGAGTTGCTGCCAAGGCCTTTGGCTGAGCGGGCGCGTTTGTGGGAAGAAAGCGCGCGCGGCCTTGCTATTGGCGGCGGCACGTTGTTTGATGAGCTTGGTTTTTATTATGTTGGCCCTATTGACGGCCACAATATGGACCACCTGTTACCTGTGCTTGAAAATGTGCGTGATACAGAAGAAGGCCCCATTTTGGTGCATGTAGTAACAGAAAAGGGCCGGGGACACCCGTTCGATACACCAAATCAGGAAAAATACCATGCTGTCCCGCAGTTTGACCTGATCACAAAAGAACAGAAAAAGTCGAAGCCTGTCGCCCCTACATATACCAATGTGTTTGCTGAGAGCCTGATTGCGGAAGCAGAAAAGAACGATAAAATCATTGCAATTACAGCGGCGATGCCGTCTGGCACCGGGTTGGACAAGTTTGAAAAACGTTTTCCTGATCGCACATTTGATGTGGGTATTGCCGAGCAGCATGCAGTTACTTTTGCGGCGGGTCTTGCCGCTGAGGGCTATATTCCGTTTACTGCGATTTATTCAACCTTCCTACAGCGTGCTTACGACCAGATTGTGCATGATGTGGCCGTTCAAAGCTTACCGGTAAGATTTGCAATCGACCGTGCAGGTCTTGTTGGGGCTGATGGCCCAACACACGCGGGCAGCTTTGATATTACGTACCTTGCAAGCCTGCCAAACATGGTTGTTATGGCCGCTGCGGATGAGGCAGAACTAAAGCATATGGTGGCAACGGCTGTCAGCATTACCGACAGGCCGTCTGCTGTACGCTACCCTCGCGGGGAGGGTGTGGGTGTTGAGATGCCGGTAAAAGGCGAGATACTGCCGATTGGTAAAGGCCGGATTGTTAAAAAAGGTAAGTCTGTTGCTATTGTTTCTCTGGGATCGCGCCTTGCTGAGGCCCTGAAGGCCGCAGAGGAACTGGAAACCAAAGGGCTATCTACAACAGTTGCTGATGCGCGTTTTGCAAAGCCGGTTGACGAACAAATGCTGAAAGACTTAGCGGCAAGCCATGATCTTCTGATCACGATTGAAGAAGGCTCCATTGGTGGCTTTGGTGCCCATGTGATGGACTATCTGGCAGGCGAAGGCATTTTGGATGGCTCCCTTAAAGTTCGTGCGCTTAAATTGCCTGATGTATTTCAGGATCATGATAAGCCAGAAAAAATGTATGAAGAGGCAGGACTGAATGCGTCTGGCATTGTGGCGGCTGTGCTAAAGGCGCTGGGCCGGAATGATCTGGGCCAATCTGTAACAACGCGCACATTATAG
- a CDS encoding polyprenyl synthetase family protein — protein sequence MASDLMDTMAATSVAIGQVLDKLLVVPAGPEARVQEAMRYAVFNGGKRLRPLLVLASADLFGVERQHALHVGAALECVHCYSLIHDDLPAMDDDDMRRGQPTVHKKFDEATAILAGDALLTLAFEILASTDTHPDPYVRLELVKSLAVASGGHGMVGGQMIDLTADDYDLDERAIFRLQYMKTGALLSFAVEAGAIMAHAGKKVRASLAGYARDLGLAYQIADDLLDALGDANVVGKATGKDADAGKATIVGILGIERAQQQAAILSQQAIDHLADFDKKAALLREIAEFAINRRA from the coding sequence ATGGCTTCTGATTTAATGGATACCATGGCTGCAACCTCTGTGGCTATTGGGCAGGTGCTTGATAAGCTTTTGGTGGTTCCGGCTGGACCTGAAGCACGTGTTCAGGAAGCAATGCGGTATGCTGTTTTTAACGGCGGCAAGCGCCTTCGCCCCCTTCTTGTGCTAGCAAGCGCAGATTTGTTTGGTGTTGAACGTCAGCACGCCTTGCATGTTGGGGCAGCGCTTGAGTGTGTGCACTGTTATTCGCTTATTCATGATGATTTGCCCGCTATGGACGATGATGACATGCGGCGCGGCCAGCCAACGGTTCATAAAAAATTTGATGAAGCTACGGCTATCCTTGCGGGAGATGCCTTGCTTACCCTTGCTTTTGAAATATTGGCAAGTACAGATACACACCCAGACCCCTATGTAAGACTTGAGCTGGTAAAAAGCCTTGCTGTTGCATCTGGTGGCCACGGTATGGTAGGTGGCCAGATGATAGACTTGACGGCCGATGATTATGATCTTGATGAAAGAGCTATTTTTCGTCTGCAGTATATGAAAACCGGGGCTTTATTGTCATTCGCGGTTGAGGCTGGGGCCATTATGGCCCATGCAGGTAAAAAGGTGCGCGCATCCCTTGCTGGATATGCGCGCGATCTAGGGCTTGCGTACCAGATTGCAGATGACCTTCTCGATGCTTTAGGCGATGCTAACGTTGTGGGAAAAGCAACAGGTAAGGATGCTGACGCGGGCAAAGCAACCATCGTTGGCATACTAGGAATTGAGCGGGCGCAACAACAAGCGGCCATTCTATCACAGCAAGCAATTGACCATTTGGCAGATTTTGATAAAAAGGCCGCGCTTTTACGCGAAATAGCAGAGTTTGCTATAAATAGGCGTGCGTGA
- a CDS encoding exodeoxyribonuclease VII small subunit: MADTGLDTKDIANLSFEEAMAALEQVVAKLESGNAPLEDSINLYTYGTKLKAHCEAKLKDAQAKIEKITLDAAGNATGTEPLDVE; the protein is encoded by the coding sequence ATGGCGGATACCGGGCTGGACACAAAAGATATTGCAAACCTTAGCTTTGAAGAGGCTATGGCTGCCTTGGAGCAGGTTGTAGCAAAGCTTGAATCCGGCAACGCGCCTTTGGAAGATTCTATAAACCTTTATACTTACGGTACAAAACTAAAGGCACACTGCGAAGCCAAGCTAAAAGATGCACAGGCGAAAATTGAAAAAATTACGCTTGATGCAGCTGGTAATGCTACGGGCACTGAACCCCTTGATGTAGAATAG